A stretch of the Dyella telluris genome encodes the following:
- a CDS encoding (Fe-S)-binding protein — protein MRAGNDSMITMALEKPPHTRKQKIVALADQCVQCGLCLPTCPTYGLDGNEAESPRGRIAIAAALARGDAEPTAALRIHLDHCLGCLNCQRVCPANVKYGELLVETRALIGPAPERPTVLLTLLRQPTLLRLAARVAGTTGVAYWKQRLASRLPANSAWRAALQTWSDADSDAKPLPAPADDAGHTTVAIFPGCVASVEDEAAERAAITLLQAAGYRVARLPAFCCGAMDLHGGDMDTAVRLADRVRENWHRSGATKLVTVTPGCLGTLRRALPDVAVSDPVSLLAERIDRLAFRPLEQRIALHFPCTQLNVARSEAALQELLRKIPSLDIAVVPRPPHCCGAAGTHMLEFPERAARLREGVLGQIATLAPEQLLSSNIGCRLHLAAGMDEQGRHWPHMHPLTLLAQQLEISP, from the coding sequence ATGCGAGCTGGCAATGATAGCATGATCACTATGGCGCTTGAAAAGCCCCCCCACACTCGAAAACAGAAGATAGTCGCTCTGGCCGACCAGTGCGTGCAGTGCGGCCTGTGCCTGCCCACCTGCCCTACCTATGGCTTGGACGGCAATGAGGCGGAGTCTCCGCGCGGCCGCATAGCCATCGCAGCGGCGCTGGCCCGGGGCGATGCCGAGCCCACGGCGGCCCTGCGCATTCACCTGGATCACTGCCTGGGCTGCCTCAACTGCCAGCGCGTATGCCCGGCCAACGTCAAATACGGCGAGCTGCTGGTGGAAACGCGCGCCTTGATCGGCCCTGCACCCGAGCGGCCCACCGTATTGCTGACGCTGCTCAGGCAGCCCACATTGCTACGTCTGGCCGCGCGTGTCGCCGGCACCACCGGCGTGGCGTACTGGAAACAGCGCCTTGCCAGTCGCTTGCCAGCCAACTCTGCATGGCGTGCGGCCCTGCAGACCTGGTCGGATGCGGATAGCGATGCAAAACCCCTTCCCGCCCCTGCCGACGACGCCGGGCACACCACCGTAGCGATTTTCCCCGGCTGCGTAGCCAGCGTGGAAGATGAAGCCGCCGAACGCGCGGCCATCACCTTATTGCAGGCCGCCGGCTATCGCGTCGCGCGCCTGCCCGCGTTTTGCTGCGGCGCCATGGATCTACACGGCGGTGATATGGATACCGCCGTTCGCCTGGCCGATCGCGTACGCGAGAACTGGCACCGCTCAGGCGCGACAAAGCTGGTCACCGTAACGCCAGGCTGCCTGGGCACACTGCGCCGCGCTCTTCCCGACGTAGCCGTAAGCGACCCGGTAAGCCTGCTTGCCGAACGCATCGACCGCCTTGCGTTCCGTCCGCTCGAACAACGCATCGCACTGCATTTCCCATGCACGCAACTGAATGTGGCTCGCAGCGAAGCAGCCTTGCAGGAGCTGCTGCGCAAAATCCCCTCGCTCGATATCGCCGTGGTGCCACGCCCGCCGCACTGTTGCGGCGCGGCCGGCACACACATGCTGGAGTTCCCCGAGCGCGCGGCGCGCCTGCGCGAAGGCGTACTGGGACAGATCGCCACCTTGGCGCCAGAGCAGTTGTTGTCGTCCAATATCGGATGCCGGCTGCATCTGGCCGCAGGCATGGATGAGCAGGGGCGGCACTGGCCGCACATGCATCCGCTTACGCTGCTCGCGCAGCAACTGGAGATTTCGCCATGA
- the rpsI gene encoding 30S ribosomal protein S9, with product MAIQQNYGTGRRKTSAARVFLRKGTGAITVNGKTLDQFFGRETSRMIVRQPLELIEATDKFDVNVTVAGGGITGQAGAIRLGIARALIEYDESLKSQLRKAGFVTRDAREVERKKVGLHKARRATQFSKR from the coding sequence ATGGCTATCCAGCAGAATTACGGCACCGGCCGCCGCAAGACCTCCGCTGCTCGCGTGTTCCTGCGCAAGGGCACCGGCGCGATCACCGTCAACGGCAAGACCCTCGACCAGTTCTTCGGTCGTGAGACGTCGCGCATGATCGTTCGTCAGCCGCTTGAGCTGATCGAAGCGACCGACAAGTTCGACGTGAACGTCACGGTCGCTGGCGGCGGCATCACCGGCCAGGCCGGCGCGATCCGTCTCGGTATCGCCCGCGCCCTGATCGAATACGATGAATCCCTGAAGTCCCAGCTCCGCAAGGCTGGCTTCGTGACCCGCGACGCCCGCGAGGTCGAGCGCAAGAAGGTCGGTCTCCACAAGGCCCGCCGCGCAACCCAGTTCTCGAAGCGCTAA
- the coq7 gene encoding 2-polyprenyl-3-methyl-6-methoxy-1,4-benzoquinone monooxygenase — translation MNARTLSPLDRLLAGIERALETVSGAPEAARPSPAEAFDESDMDDAERKHAAGLMRINHTGEVCAQALYDGQAALARNEETRAHLLHAAAEETDHLAWCSERLKELDSRPSLLNPLWYAGSYAIGAIAALAGDPVSLGFVVETERQVEAHLEEHLDQLPAQDERSRAVLTQMQADEIRHAHNARERGGIDLPFPIPGVMQLTSMVMKAVAYRV, via the coding sequence ATGAACGCACGCACGCTTTCCCCGCTCGACCGCCTGCTGGCCGGCATCGAACGCGCCCTGGAAACGGTGTCGGGCGCACCGGAAGCCGCGCGACCTTCACCAGCCGAAGCGTTTGACGAGTCGGACATGGACGATGCCGAGCGCAAGCACGCCGCCGGCCTCATGCGCATCAATCACACGGGCGAGGTCTGCGCGCAGGCGCTCTATGACGGACAGGCCGCGCTGGCGCGCAACGAAGAAACCCGCGCACACCTGCTGCATGCCGCCGCCGAGGAAACCGACCACCTCGCCTGGTGCAGCGAGCGCCTGAAGGAACTGGACAGCCGCCCCAGCCTGCTCAACCCCCTGTGGTATGCCGGCAGCTACGCCATTGGCGCCATCGCCGCCTTGGCGGGGGATCCGGTGAGCCTGGGTTTCGTGGTGGAAACCGAGCGCCAGGTGGAAGCGCACCTGGAAGAACACCTCGACCAGCTGCCGGCACAAGATGAGCGCTCACGCGCCGTGCTGACGCAAATGCAGGCCGATGAAATCCGCCATGCGCACAATGCCCGCGAGCGAGGCGGCATCGATCTGCCGTTTCCGATTCCCGGCGTGATGCAGCTGACGTCGATGGTGATGAAGGCGGTGGCGTATCGCGTTTGA
- the cydX gene encoding cytochrome bd-I oxidase subunit CydX — protein MWYFSWILGLGLATAFGILNAMWYEVHATDEAHARKEPRQPGK, from the coding sequence ATGTGGTATTTCTCGTGGATTCTCGGCCTCGGCCTCGCTACCGCCTTCGGCATTCTCAATGCCATGTGGTACGAGGTGCATGCCACGGATGAGGCGCACGCGCGCAAGGAGCCGCGTCAGCCGGGCAAGTAA
- the rplM gene encoding 50S ribosomal protein L13, whose amino-acid sequence MKTFSAKPESVKRDWFVIDATDKTLGRLSTEIARRLRGKHKPEFTPHVDTGDYIVVVNAEKVAVTGAKLDDKMYHRFTGYVGNLKTTSLKDLLASHPERVIEIAVKGMLPKNPLGRAMYRKLKVYGGAEHPHTAQQPQALEI is encoded by the coding sequence ATGAAAACGTTCAGCGCCAAGCCGGAAAGCGTCAAGCGCGATTGGTTCGTGATCGACGCCACCGATAAGACTCTGGGTCGTCTCTCGACCGAGATCGCCCGCCGTCTGCGCGGCAAGCACAAGCCGGAATTCACCCCGCACGTCGACACCGGCGATTACATCGTCGTGGTCAACGCCGAGAAGGTGGCCGTCACGGGTGCCAAGCTGGACGACAAGATGTACCACCGCTTCACCGGCTACGTCGGCAACCTGAAGACCACGAGTCTCAAGGATCTGCTGGCTTCGCATCCGGAGCGCGTCATCGAAATCGCCGTCAAGGGCATGCTGCCGAAGAACCCGCTCGGCCGCGCGATGTACCGCAAGCTCAAGGTGTATGGCGGTGCCGAGCACCCGCATACCGCACAGCAGCCGCAGGCGCTGGAAATCTAA
- a CDS encoding cell division protein ZapA, with protein sequence MAESTVGSTANEPVAVALRLVDREFLIACAPEERDGLLESAAFLDRKMRELRANAKAPGFDRLAVLAAISVTHEFLALRKQHTGSDQSVTDGIAALRRKLEAALDAHIK encoded by the coding sequence ATGGCTGAGAGCACTGTGGGTAGCACCGCCAACGAGCCGGTTGCCGTCGCCCTGCGGCTGGTGGATCGCGAGTTCCTGATCGCCTGTGCGCCCGAAGAGCGCGACGGCCTGCTGGAATCGGCCGCCTTCCTCGACCGCAAGATGCGCGAATTGCGTGCCAACGCCAAGGCACCGGGCTTCGACCGCCTGGCCGTACTGGCCGCCATCAGCGTCACGCACGAGTTCCTTGCCCTGCGCAAGCAGCACACCGGCTCTGATCAGAGCGTGACTGACGGCATCGCCGCTTTGCGTCGCAAGCTTGAAGCCGCCCTCGACGCCCACATAAAATAG
- a CDS encoding aminopeptidase P N-terminal domain-containing protein — MLEPARFQQRHRALNISSEEYTRRRRQLMRMAGDDAVLLIAAAPERVRNADANWPYRQDSDLHYLSGFPEPDAVLALMPGRKHGEAVLFCRERDAEHERWHGESIGTDRAVSEHGMDDAFPIDDIDDILPGMIEGRARVYCHFGREPEFDAQLLGWMRRLRQLRGGGVVPKEFVALGHLLHDLRLYKSRGELKLMQSSASIAAEAHRAAMQAAIAGRHEYEVEAELLRVMRSRGAVPAFPPIVAGGANACVMHYTANRATLRDGDLLLVDAGAEVDCYASDITRTFPVSGRYSREQRALYEVVLAAQLAAIDEVLPGRAFNAAHEAAVRVIAEGLCALGLIKGSADHAIAEGSYKRFFPAKTGHWLGLDVHDVGDYRVDGEPRVLEPGMVVTVEPGIYVPPGDFTVAERWRGIGIRIEDDVAVTKDGNDVLTDGVPKDADEIEALLASR; from the coding sequence ATGCTCGAACCGGCCCGGTTCCAGCAACGACACCGTGCATTGAATATTTCGTCCGAGGAATACACCCGTCGCCGCCGCCAGCTGATGCGCATGGCGGGCGACGACGCGGTGCTGTTGATCGCCGCGGCGCCCGAGCGCGTGCGCAACGCGGATGCCAACTGGCCGTATCGGCAGGACTCGGACCTGCACTATCTCTCCGGGTTTCCGGAGCCCGACGCCGTGCTGGCGCTGATGCCCGGTCGCAAGCACGGTGAGGCAGTACTGTTCTGTCGCGAGCGCGACGCCGAGCACGAGCGCTGGCACGGGGAATCCATCGGTACCGATCGCGCCGTGAGCGAACACGGCATGGACGATGCGTTCCCCATCGATGACATCGACGACATCCTGCCCGGCATGATCGAGGGCAGGGCGCGTGTCTACTGCCACTTTGGCCGTGAACCCGAGTTCGACGCCCAACTGCTGGGCTGGATGCGTCGGCTGCGCCAGTTGCGCGGCGGTGGCGTGGTGCCGAAGGAGTTCGTGGCGCTGGGCCACCTGCTGCACGATCTGCGCCTGTACAAGTCACGGGGCGAGCTGAAGCTGATGCAGTCGTCGGCGTCGATTGCCGCCGAAGCGCATCGCGCGGCCATGCAGGCGGCCATCGCCGGTCGCCATGAATACGAAGTGGAAGCGGAGCTCCTGCGCGTGATGCGCAGCCGGGGCGCCGTTCCCGCGTTTCCGCCCATCGTGGCCGGTGGCGCCAATGCCTGCGTCATGCATTACACCGCCAACCGCGCCACCCTGCGGGATGGCGATCTGCTGCTGGTGGATGCCGGCGCGGAAGTGGACTGCTACGCATCCGACATCACGCGCACCTTTCCGGTGAGCGGGCGCTATAGCCGCGAGCAGCGCGCGCTGTATGAAGTGGTGCTGGCGGCGCAGCTGGCGGCGATTGACGAGGTGCTGCCGGGGCGCGCATTCAACGCGGCGCACGAAGCCGCCGTGCGGGTGATCGCCGAAGGCCTTTGCGCGCTGGGCCTGATCAAGGGCTCGGCCGACCATGCCATTGCCGAAGGCAGCTACAAGCGCTTCTTCCCCGCCAAGACCGGCCACTGGCTGGGCCTGGACGTGCACGACGTGGGCGACTACCGCGTGGACGGCGAACCGCGCGTGCTCGAACCGGGCATGGTGGTGACGGTGGAGCCGGGCATCTACGTACCGCCCGGCGATTTCACCGTGGCCGAGCGCTGGCGTGGCATCGGCATCCGCATCGAAGACGACGTGGCCGTGACCAAGGATGGCAACGACGTGCTGACCGACGGCGTGCCCAAGGATGCGGACGAGATCGAGGCCCTGCTGGCCTCGCGTTGA
- a CDS encoding 5-formyltetrahydrofolate cyclo-ligase: MDVNAQRRELRRGLAEQRRALTPAQRIAAAQGLRRSLEQLPEYLTDARVAGYWACDGELPLNLVIPPLATRGQQFLLPVIGPNHQLRFAPWQSGEDVQPNRYGIPEPTHPRELLEPFQLDLVLVPLTAFDRRGNRLGTGGGYYDRAFAFLNEQVRPTEPLLVGIAYAFQELPEIGDEPWDVPLDFIATDQELIDCHANGKDGEAQA; encoded by the coding sequence GTGGACGTCAACGCCCAGCGACGCGAACTACGCCGGGGACTGGCCGAACAGCGCCGCGCACTGACGCCCGCGCAGCGTATCGCTGCCGCCCAGGGCCTGCGCCGCAGCCTGGAACAGCTTCCTGAATACCTCACCGACGCCCGCGTGGCCGGCTACTGGGCCTGCGACGGCGAGTTGCCACTCAACCTGGTCATTCCGCCGCTGGCCACCCGTGGACAGCAGTTCCTGCTGCCGGTGATCGGCCCGAATCATCAGCTGCGCTTTGCACCCTGGCAGTCGGGAGAGGATGTCCAGCCCAACCGCTACGGCATCCCGGAACCCACCCACCCGCGCGAGCTGCTGGAGCCCTTCCAGCTCGACCTGGTCCTGGTGCCGCTGACCGCCTTCGACCGGCGCGGCAACCGGCTGGGTACGGGCGGCGGCTACTACGACCGCGCGTTCGCCTTCCTCAACGAGCAGGTACGCCCCACCGAGCCGCTGCTGGTTGGCATCGCTTATGCGTTTCAGGAGTTGCCCGAGATCGGCGACGAACCCTGGGACGTCCCGCTCGATTTCATCGCCACCGATCAGGAACTGATCGACTGCCACGCCAACGGCAAGGACGGAGAAGCCCAGGCATGA
- a CDS encoding EVE domain-containing protein, with protein sequence MTKNTQYWLMKSEPDAFSIDDLKKKGQEAWDGVRNYQARNFMRDGMRVGDKIFFYHSNCDEPGIVGIAEVATDAYPDPSQFDPKSKYFDAASSRDNPRWMLVDVKFVKKLKHTITLKQLQAEPALVDMALVRKGNRLSVMPVGAEEWRHILTME encoded by the coding sequence ATGACCAAGAACACCCAGTACTGGCTGATGAAGTCCGAGCCAGACGCCTTCTCCATCGACGACCTGAAGAAGAAAGGCCAGGAAGCCTGGGATGGCGTGCGCAATTACCAGGCGCGCAACTTCATGCGCGATGGCATGCGCGTGGGCGACAAGATCTTCTTTTATCACTCCAACTGCGATGAGCCGGGCATCGTCGGCATTGCCGAAGTCGCCACGGACGCGTATCCCGACCCCAGCCAGTTCGACCCCAAGAGCAAGTACTTCGATGCCGCCAGCTCGCGCGACAATCCGCGCTGGATGCTGGTGGACGTGAAATTCGTGAAGAAGCTCAAGCACACCATCACGCTCAAGCAGCTGCAGGCCGAACCCGCGCTCGTCGACATGGCACTGGTGCGCAAGGGCAACCGGCTCTCCGTCATGCCCGTGGGCGCCGAGGAATGGCGCCACATCCTGACGATGGAATAA
- a CDS encoding GYF domain-containing protein, with protein sequence MLNGEKIWIAQDGQRSGPFTQEDVRQGIAERRYGPDTLVWHKGLTEWVPLFSLFPENTVTPPAPPPPKATASAPAAVFTAHDRPGSTFNANDPAPVAASPGFGYASHADYASDRVDRRDLPTPPSLHWGLVFLFSILTLGIFAIIWPFIQANWVRKIDGDSKATMMLAGGLVCLVASEIVAPGNRQSVLGGLLTLAYYVLWITAYFSMADSIKRKLAEYSLPVEIGGVTLFFFNTFYLQAQLSWIARWQDTGSSNPKPPKAAFYFLLLVPVFVIAMLAAIAIPQYQNYVKRAHAMELQRGQ encoded by the coding sequence ATGCTCAACGGCGAGAAGATATGGATAGCGCAGGACGGCCAGCGGAGCGGCCCGTTCACTCAGGAAGACGTGCGGCAGGGCATCGCGGAACGACGTTACGGCCCCGATACGCTGGTCTGGCACAAAGGCCTGACCGAGTGGGTACCGTTGTTCTCGCTGTTTCCGGAAAACACGGTCACGCCACCAGCACCGCCGCCGCCGAAAGCAACGGCGAGCGCACCGGCCGCCGTGTTCACCGCGCATGATCGCCCCGGCTCGACGTTCAATGCCAACGATCCGGCACCCGTCGCGGCGTCGCCAGGATTTGGCTACGCATCACATGCCGACTACGCATCGGACCGCGTAGACCGCCGCGACCTGCCCACGCCTCCCTCTCTGCACTGGGGCCTGGTGTTTCTGTTCAGCATTCTCACCCTCGGCATCTTCGCCATCATCTGGCCGTTCATCCAGGCCAACTGGGTGCGCAAGATTGATGGCGACAGCAAGGCCACGATGATGCTCGCCGGCGGACTGGTCTGCCTGGTCGCCTCGGAAATCGTTGCGCCGGGCAACAGGCAGTCCGTTCTTGGTGGCCTGCTCACGCTGGCCTACTACGTGCTCTGGATCACCGCGTACTTCTCGATGGCCGACTCCATCAAGCGCAAGCTCGCCGAGTACAGCCTGCCGGTCGAAATCGGTGGCGTGACCCTGTTCTTCTTCAACACGTTCTATCTGCAGGCCCAGCTGAGTTGGATCGCGCGCTGGCAGGACACCGGGTCGAGCAACCCCAAGCCGCCGAAAGCCGCCTTCTACTTTCTTCTGCTGGTGCCCGTTTTCGTGATTGCGATGCTTGCCGCGATTGCCATTCCGCAATACCAGAACTATGTGAAGCGGGCTCATGCGATGGAGTTGCAGCGGGGGCAGTGA
- the rpiA gene encoding ribose-5-phosphate isomerase RpiA, whose translation MSANEKKLAGEAAIRYVEDGAIVGVGTGSTVAFFIDALADLKDRIQGAVSSSEQSTAHLKRLGIPVLDLNATGRLTLYVDGADECDPHKRLIKGGGAALTREKIIAEASDKFVCIIDSSKQVPLLGKFPLPIEVIPMARSLIGREIVKRGGNPVWRDGVVTDNGNWVIDVHGWQITDPVALENDLNQLPGIVTVGLFARRPANVVLVGDKEI comes from the coding sequence ATGAGCGCCAACGAAAAGAAACTCGCCGGTGAAGCCGCCATCCGCTACGTCGAGGACGGCGCCATTGTCGGCGTCGGCACCGGCTCCACGGTGGCCTTCTTCATCGACGCACTGGCCGACCTGAAGGATCGCATCCAGGGCGCCGTGTCGAGTTCGGAGCAGTCCACCGCGCACCTCAAGCGCCTGGGCATTCCGGTGCTTGACCTCAATGCCACCGGCCGCCTCACGCTGTACGTGGATGGTGCCGATGAGTGCGATCCGCACAAGCGCCTGATCAAGGGCGGTGGCGCGGCACTCACGCGCGAGAAGATCATCGCCGAGGCCAGCGACAAGTTCGTGTGCATCATCGACTCCAGCAAGCAGGTACCGCTGCTGGGCAAGTTCCCGCTGCCCATCGAAGTGATCCCCATGGCACGCAGCCTGATCGGCCGCGAGATCGTCAAGCGCGGCGGCAACCCCGTGTGGCGCGACGGCGTGGTCACCGACAACGGCAACTGGGTGATCGACGTGCACGGTTGGCAGATCACCGATCCGGTGGCGCTGGAGAACGACCTCAACCAGCTCCCCGGCATTGTTACCGTCGGCCTGTTCGCGCGCCGCCCGGCCAATGTGGTGCTGGTGGGCGACAAGGAAATCTGA
- a CDS encoding TIGR02449 family protein: protein MSAPDSVKPDPVKLELAALGDQVERLLDAVRRLSEENRSLRHSQEQLASERAGLMARNEQARSRVEAMIQRLKALENNG, encoded by the coding sequence ATGAGCGCGCCCGATTCCGTCAAGCCAGATCCCGTGAAGCTAGAGCTTGCCGCTCTTGGCGACCAGGTTGAACGCCTGCTTGACGCCGTGCGCCGTCTCAGCGAGGAAAACCGCAGCCTGCGCCATAGCCAGGAACAGCTGGCCAGCGAGCGCGCCGGCCTGATGGCCCGCAATGAACAGGCGCGCAGCCGCGTCGAAGCAATGATCCAGCGACTGAAGGCGCTCGAGAACAATGGCTGA
- a CDS encoding MFS transporter translates to MLQSTTPQVDAAPQPTQERESGVLAPLKVPVFRQIWVANLFGNLGTWAQSVAVAWVITASHASAIMVAMVQVASAAPLVVLSIATGVLADNYDKRKIMLVGQVVEMAGAIFLTTLAFMGTLDPTLLILAVLWISLGSAITVPAWQSAVGEQVPHRMVSSAVLLNGVNYNVARAVGPAIGGLMLSVLAPSWVFLVNTLSYVGLLAALWYWQRDIPVRTLPPEGIREGVVAAMRFTWNSTVTRLAMLRSFMFGFTASVIWALLPLVARERPDGSAALYGYMLGTLGVGAILGSVLVPVLRRLLGSSRLISVAAMTLAVMLVLLAYGGSLAVVMPALGVSGACWIAALTEYNANVQLLVPDWVKGRALALYQTALYAGLAIGSFLWGHLAETMSVSGAILCAAITMGVTSLLAYHSQFPQLDTGSVKLVKRASGFSPEIVFDHERGDVVMAIEYVVAAENASEFMALADDLRHLRQRNGVRYWGLYRDVRDGELWREVLLIESWLQHLRMLDRMTLADKALIDRARALHRGPDLPKVTISVAYDSIPHASDAT, encoded by the coding sequence ATGCTTCAGTCCACTACGCCCCAGGTCGACGCCGCCCCGCAGCCCACGCAGGAGCGCGAATCGGGTGTGCTGGCACCGCTGAAGGTGCCGGTGTTCCGGCAGATCTGGGTGGCCAACCTGTTCGGCAACCTGGGTACATGGGCGCAGTCGGTGGCGGTGGCGTGGGTGATCACCGCGTCGCATGCCAGCGCCATCATGGTGGCGATGGTGCAGGTGGCATCCGCCGCGCCGCTGGTGGTGCTGTCCATTGCCACCGGCGTTCTGGCCGACAACTACGACAAGCGGAAGATCATGCTGGTCGGGCAGGTGGTGGAGATGGCCGGCGCGATCTTCCTCACCACGCTGGCATTCATGGGGACGCTCGATCCCACCTTGCTGATCCTGGCGGTGTTGTGGATTTCGCTGGGCAGCGCCATCACGGTGCCGGCCTGGCAATCGGCCGTGGGCGAGCAGGTGCCACATCGCATGGTGAGTTCGGCGGTGTTGCTCAACGGCGTGAACTACAACGTGGCGCGTGCGGTGGGACCGGCCATCGGTGGCTTGATGTTGAGCGTGCTCGCGCCGAGCTGGGTGTTCCTGGTCAACACCCTCAGCTATGTCGGTCTGCTGGCGGCGCTGTGGTACTGGCAGCGCGACATCCCCGTGCGCACGCTGCCGCCGGAAGGTATCCGCGAAGGCGTCGTGGCGGCCATGCGCTTTACCTGGAACTCCACGGTAACGCGGCTGGCGATGCTGCGCTCTTTCATGTTTGGCTTTACCGCGAGCGTGATCTGGGCGTTGCTGCCCCTGGTGGCGCGCGAGCGTCCCGATGGCAGCGCAGCACTCTACGGCTACATGCTGGGCACGCTGGGCGTGGGTGCGATTCTGGGCAGCGTGCTGGTGCCGGTGCTGCGTCGGCTGCTGGGTTCGAGCCGGCTGATCAGCGTGGCGGCGATGACGCTTGCCGTGATGCTGGTGCTGCTGGCTTATGGCGGCTCACTGGCCGTGGTCATGCCTGCGCTCGGCGTATCGGGTGCCTGCTGGATCGCCGCCCTTACCGAATACAACGCCAACGTGCAGCTGCTCGTGCCCGACTGGGTGAAGGGCAGGGCATTGGCGCTCTATCAGACGGCCTTGTACGCAGGCCTTGCCATCGGATCGTTCCTGTGGGGGCATCTGGCCGAGACGATGAGCGTCTCCGGCGCCATCCTTTGCGCGGCGATCACCATGGGTGTCACCTCGCTGCTGGCCTATCACTCGCAATTCCCGCAGCTGGATACCGGCAGCGTCAAACTGGTGAAGCGTGCCAGCGGTTTTTCGCCGGAGATCGTGTTCGACCACGAGCGTGGTGACGTGGTCATGGCCATTGAGTACGTGGTGGCCGCCGAGAACGCTTCGGAGTTCATGGCGCTGGCCGATGACCTGAGGCATCTGCGCCAGCGTAACGGCGTGCGCTACTGGGGGCTGTATCGCGATGTCCGCGATGGCGAGCTGTGGCGCGAGGTGCTGCTGATCGAGAGCTGGCTGCAGCATCTGCGCATGCTCGATCGCATGACGCTGGCCGACAAGGCGCTGATCGACCGAGCGAGGGCGCTGCATCGCGGGCCGGACCTGCCCAAGGTGACGATCAGCGTGGCCTACGACTCCATTCCCCACGCGTCGGATGCCACGTAA
- a CDS encoding UPF0149 family protein, which translates to MTANELIGYDELDAAAARLQLAEDASGLHGSLCGFLAGGGRIGKQSLVEALHMDAEAATPSAGDKALLERLVKQTETELADPELGFEPLMPADDRPLEERADALVDWCRGFLGGFGLGGAENHGKLSDEAQEILKDLGTIAASSFEFGDSAEDEDSLIEVHEFVRMGAMLLFAECSNRPGSSNDTVH; encoded by the coding sequence ATGACCGCCAACGAGCTGATCGGCTACGACGAACTGGATGCCGCTGCCGCCCGCCTGCAGCTGGCTGAAGACGCCAGCGGCCTGCATGGTTCGCTGTGTGGCTTCCTGGCTGGCGGCGGCCGCATCGGCAAGCAATCGCTGGTGGAGGCGCTGCACATGGACGCCGAGGCGGCGACGCCCTCCGCGGGCGACAAGGCACTGCTTGAGCGCCTGGTGAAGCAGACTGAAACCGAACTGGCCGACCCTGAACTTGGTTTCGAGCCACTGATGCCCGCCGACGACCGGCCGCTGGAAGAACGCGCGGATGCCCTGGTGGACTGGTGCCGCGGATTCCTTGGCGGCTTCGGCCTGGGCGGCGCGGAGAACCACGGCAAGCTGTCGGATGAAGCGCAGGAGATCCTCAAGGACCTCGGCACCATCGCCGCCTCGTCCTTCGAGTTCGGTGACAGCGCCGAGGACGAAGACTCGTTGATCGAAGTGCACGAATTCGTGCGCATGGGCGCCATGCTGCTGTTTGCCGAATGCTCGAACCGGCCCGGTTCCAGCAACGACACCGTGCATTGA